One window from the genome of Osmerus eperlanus chromosome 3, fOsmEpe2.1, whole genome shotgun sequence encodes:
- the LOC134017175 gene encoding interleukin-10 receptor subunit beta-like isoform X1, producing MKAAFCIPIVLLFFMDGGVLAELPPPINVRIESINMELVLQWDVALNTTDNITYTAEYRGFYLPYKAVCGNITALRCDFSSVLLPFGVYSFRVRAELQREGSPWVEILDFGMDEHTKIGPPSVILNASGINIEVTIEDPAFRIKKFRDVYTRASYNITYWEKDQRDKAIYMSDIEQHRLVLPYLKFWTSYCVQAQVKTLRFNKLSQPSDVVCETTGKEGDKAWVLAVVIIVVVAVLVGLVVCGVLYGKKMVRFIWPKVKLPKHFKEYLWEPRDSCVFMAVQTSPPPQEVFHPVRVMAEDTPSEFPPTATGLTVTDHDETTVGETVNGGWVGRKEEERTVI from the exons ATGAAAGCAGCATTTTGTATACCTATTGTATTACTCTTTTTTATGGATGGGG GGGTATTAGCTgaactccctcctcccatcaatGTGAGGATAGAATCCATCAACATGGAGCTGGTATTGCAGTGGGATGTCGCCCTGAACACCACAGACAACATCACCTACACAGCAGAATACAG GGGCTTTTACCTACCCTACAAAGCGGTGTGTGGGAACATCACAGCGCTGCGTTGTGACTTCAGCAGTGTTCTCCTACCATTTGGAGTGTACTCTTTCAGAGTGAGGGCAGAGCTGCAGAGGGAAGGCTCTCCTTGGGTGGAAATTTTAGATTTCGGCATGGACGAACata CTAAGATCGGGCCCCCCTCTGTGATTCTCAACGCCAGTGGGATCAACATTGAAGTGACTATTGAGGATCCAGCGTTCCGGATCAAAAAGTTCAGAGATGTTTATACCAGGGCCTCATACAACATCACCTACTGGGAGAAGGATCAGAGAGACAAG GCCATTTACATGAGTGACATAGAGCAGCACAGGCTGGTTCTCCCTTACCTTAAGTTCTGGACCAGCTACTGTGTCCAGGCCCAAGTGAAGACCCTCAGGTTTAACAAACTCAGCCAACCCAGTGACGTGGTGTGTGAGACCACTGGGAAGG AAGGTGACAAGGCATGGGTTTTGGCTGTGGTGATCATTGTGGTCGTAGCTGTGCTGGTGGGcttggtggtgtgtggggtgttgtATGGGAAAAAGATGGTCCGATTCATCTGGCCCAAAGTCAAACTCCCAAAACACTTCAAAGAG tatCTGTGGGAGCCTCGCGACTCCTGCGTGTTTATGGCCGTGCagaccagcccccctccacaagAAGTCTTCCACCCTGTCAGAGTCATGGCGGAAGACACTCCGTCAGAGTTCCCGCCGACGGCTACCGGACTTACCGTCACCGACCACGACGAGACGACCGTGGGAGAGACGGTGAACGGAGGGTGGGTTGGgcgaaaggaggaggagaggactgtgATATAG
- the LOC134017175 gene encoding interleukin-10 receptor subunit beta-like isoform X2, whose amino-acid sequence MKAAFCIPIVLLFFMDGGVLAELPPPINVRIESINMELVLQWDVALNTTDNITYTAEYRGFYLPYKAVCGNITALRCDFSSVLLPFGVYSFRVRAELQREGSPWVEILDFGMDEHTKIGPPSVILNASGINIEVTIEDPAFRIKKFRDVYTRASYNITYWEKDQRDKAIYMSDIEQHRLVLPYLKFWTSYCVQAQVKTLRFNKLSQPSDVVCETTGKVSVGASRLLRVYGRADQPPSTRSLPPCQSHGGRHSVRVPADGYRTYRHRPRRDDRGRDGERRVGWAKGGGEDCDIGLKEGRAACLRPVRMTVF is encoded by the exons ATGAAAGCAGCATTTTGTATACCTATTGTATTACTCTTTTTTATGGATGGGG GGGTATTAGCTgaactccctcctcccatcaatGTGAGGATAGAATCCATCAACATGGAGCTGGTATTGCAGTGGGATGTCGCCCTGAACACCACAGACAACATCACCTACACAGCAGAATACAG GGGCTTTTACCTACCCTACAAAGCGGTGTGTGGGAACATCACAGCGCTGCGTTGTGACTTCAGCAGTGTTCTCCTACCATTTGGAGTGTACTCTTTCAGAGTGAGGGCAGAGCTGCAGAGGGAAGGCTCTCCTTGGGTGGAAATTTTAGATTTCGGCATGGACGAACata CTAAGATCGGGCCCCCCTCTGTGATTCTCAACGCCAGTGGGATCAACATTGAAGTGACTATTGAGGATCCAGCGTTCCGGATCAAAAAGTTCAGAGATGTTTATACCAGGGCCTCATACAACATCACCTACTGGGAGAAGGATCAGAGAGACAAG GCCATTTACATGAGTGACATAGAGCAGCACAGGCTGGTTCTCCCTTACCTTAAGTTCTGGACCAGCTACTGTGTCCAGGCCCAAGTGAAGACCCTCAGGTTTAACAAACTCAGCCAACCCAGTGACGTGGTGTGTGAGACCACTGGGAAGG tatCTGTGGGAGCCTCGCGACTCCTGCGTGTTTATGGCCGTGCagaccagcccccctccacaagAAGTCTTCCACCCTGTCAGAGTCATGGCGGAAGACACTCCGTCAGAGTTCCCGCCGACGGCTACCGGACTTACCGTCACCGACCACGACGAGACGACCGTGGGAGAGACGGTGAACGGAGGGTGGGTTGGgcgaaaggaggaggagaggactgtgATATAGGCCTGAAAGAGGGACGTGCTGCTTGCCTGAGGCCTGTTCGGATGACTGTTTTCTGA
- the LOC134017174 gene encoding interferon alpha/beta receptor 1b-like, translating to MNIGFALFLFGFLRTSCFNADVQEAELEKPYLTLHTLNTQYILTWEHEAAGQYAVNFTTQYLSKYKLKSKRKVVWNSVCVGPEHSCDLTGVKLHYHAMYRLRVRASAHGRHSDWAQKDFCPDMDADLGPPSKVELSPVSNLLGVAISPPLTSEGEYMKQDVPQMYYRIHYWSRLEDPQGASPAVVNSGSEHVTLPGLQSWTWYCVRVQSRFDYYNKTSSFTSTQCMQTEGEIPYWLIFLYFLASLVAAFLFVLGSSYIIYKGYRVLKTTYFPSIQLPHHIQEYLSDSPHSDFPRLLSLEAEVEIVCDNISVCLEKDLLEVHSPTSDLEDDCGRHSRQHSGDSGVYSTEGGSAQKRGGHSQPIVARLNSWDAPLLEHVNMEMGGELLDEGVVDEGVLDIGV from the exons ATGAACATCGGTTTCGCCTTATTTCTGTTCGGGTTTCTACGAACGTCATGTTTCAACGCTGACG TCCAGGAAGCTGAGCTGGAAAAGCCATACTtgaccctccacaccctcaacACCCAGTACATCCTGACCTGGGAGCATGAGGCAGCAGGCCAGTACGCTGTCAACTTCACCACACAGTACCTGTC GAAGTACAAGCTGAAATCAAAGAGAAAGGTGGTGTGGAACTCGGTGTGTGTGGGCCCAGAGCACAGCTGTGACCTCACCGGCGTCAAGCTGCATTACCACGCCATGTACCGGCTCCGCGTCCGCGCCAGCGCCCACGGACGCCACTCCGACTGGGCCCAGAAAGACTTCTGCCCTGACATGGATG CTGACCTTGGGCCACCATCCAAGGTGGAGCTATCTCCTGTCAGCAACCTCCTGGGTgtggccatctctccccccctgacTAGCGAGGGGGAATATATGAAGCAGGACGTTCCTCAGATGTACTATCGTATTCACTATTGGAGTCGCTTGGAAGACCCTCAG GGTGCGAGTCCTGCCGTGGTGAACTCTGGGTCTGAACACGTGACTCTGCCTGGGCTGCAGAGCTGGACCTGGTACTGTGTGAGGGTGCAGTCCCGCTTCGACTACTACAACAAGACCAGCAGCTTCACCTCCACTCAGTGCATGCAGACCGAAG gtgAGATCCCGTACTGGCTCATCTTCCTGTACTTCCTGGCCTCTCTGGTGGCGGCTTTCCTGTTCGTTCTGGGGTCCTCCTACATCATCTACAAGGGCTACAGGGTCCTAAAGACCACCTACTTCCCTTCCATCCAGCTTCCTCATCACATCCAGGAG TACCTCTCTGACTCCCCCCACTCGGACTTTCCCCGCCTCCTCAGCCTCGAGGCGGAGGTGGAGATCGTCTGCGATAACATCAGCGTGTGTCTAGAGAAGGACCTGCTGGAGGTCCACAGCCCCACCTCAGACCTGGAGGACGACTGCGGCAGGCACAGCCGGCAGCACAGCGGAGACTCCGGGGTCTACTCCACAGAGGGCGGGTCCGCCCAGAAACGTGGCGGACACAGCCAGCCAATAGTTGCCAGGCTGAATTCCTGGGACGCGCCCCTATTGGAGCATGTGAATATGGAGATGGGCGGAGAGCTGCTGGATGAAGGGGTGGTGGATGAAGGGGTCCTGGACATTGGCGTCTGA
- the LOC134017170 gene encoding uncharacterized protein LOC134017170 isoform X2, translating into MMDHRKALTISLAVDKGDDSMIHWSRLGGNRASLQDPQQEKGAVLGDHSQGALPQCNMVTQPRLVLTDVLTTDVGRTYLHKTWHGQGAKETGRGRGARGRRAQGRPSQYSRETWRGGGEEEPGEDWRRCGVTEDGYRDGGELPGSTGTPGLLDPAAPNGLKRRASLPAVDPPTRPHQEKRKSCYQRASEEVVKMVIVGEEGVNGEEQRCRQTRDRGVSESWRSGRGKSQGGPLRGKELSPPQLIRAWDTDSGSDAEGNESRELRCNGRLQVRGRGLAGSWSSRRSVLRLSGEAQRAGPGAGAGAGPAEGSAKRLRPDGQDPSDHTGIVMLTTGMEEGAEASPGPGSGVRGRRGTVRPNPSLDRTSTPSTVEPIVLSSDDEEPSGGAQTPQSSCSSVLQPLGEPQPQGERPNPQRGNSRMRRTTPKLIRVRVPGFPALSSSRSKSSSNQALPFSDLYCGGVWAQASADATISAQRITIPLKDGRGQAHVVLQHPGLWRYSVWEQEDLTARGLAWEGPPGACSPPPTLLLLYLSNAQALCVQRQLRQLFVKSGPAPTAGEAPYH; encoded by the exons ATGATGGACCACAGGAAAGCCTTGACCATCTCACTGGCGGTGGACAAGGGTGACGATTCCATG ATCCACTGGAGCCGGTTAGGAGGGAACAGGGCCAGCCTCCAGGATCCACAGCAGGAGAAGGGAGCAGTGTTAGGGGATCACAGCCAGGGGGCGCTGCCACAGTGCAACATGGTCAC GCAGCCCAGACTCGTCCTCACCGACGTCCTGACCACCGATGTCGGGCGCACTTACCTGCACAAGACCTGGCATGGCCAGGGTGccaaggagacagggaggggtcgGGGGGCTCGAGGGAGGAGGGCTCAAGGGAGGCCATCCCAGTACagcagagagacatggagaggaggaggagaggaggaaccgGGAGAGGATTGGAGGAGATGCGGCGTGACGGAGGACGGATACAGAGACGGAGGTGAACTTCCAGGCAGCACCGGAACGCCCGGCTTGCTGGACCCCGCGGCCCCGAACGGCCTGAAGAGGAGGGCCTCGCTCCCCGCTGTGGACCCCCCCACCAGGCCCCATCAGGAGAAGAGGAA GTCTTGCTATCAAAGGGCGTCAGAGGAGGTGGTGAAGATGGTGATCGTTGGAGAAGAGGGAGTCaatggagaggagcagagatgcAGACAAACAAGAG ACCGTGGCGTGTCAGAGAGCTGGCGTTCTGGCCGGGGGAAGAGTCAGGGTGGGCCTCTCAGGGGGAAGGAACTGTCCCCCCCACAATTAATCAGGGCCTGGGACACCGATTCAGGAAGTGATGCTGAAGGCAATGAG AGCCGCGAGCTGCGCTGCAATGGCAGGCTGCAGGTCCGAGGGCGCGGGCTGGCCGGCTCCTGGAGCTCCAGGAGGAGTGTGCTGCGTCTGTCTGGGGAGGCCCAGAGGGCTGGGCCCggcgctggggctggggctgggcccgCGGAGGGGTCCGCCAAGCGCCTCCGCCCGGACGGGCAGGATCCCTCCGACCACACTGGGATAGTGATGCTGACcacggggatggaggagggcgcGGAGGCGAGCCCGGGGCCcgggtctggggtcagggggaggagagggactgtCAGACCGAACCCCAGCCTAGACAGGACCTCCACACCCAGCACTGTGGAGCCCA ttgtgctgTCTAGTGATGACGAGGAGCCCTCAGGGGGGGCACAGACGCCCCAGTCTTCCTGCAGTTCTGTCCTCCAGCCACTGGGGGAGCCGCAGCCCCAGGGAGAGCGCCCAAACCCACAGAGGGGCAACAGTCGCATGCGCAGGACCACCCCAAAG TTGATCCGTGTGAGGGTTCCAGGGTTCCCAGCACTCTCAAGCTCCAGGTCAAAGAGCTCCAGCAACCAGGCCCTGCCCTTCTCTGACCTCTactgtgggggggtgtgggctCAGGCCAGCGCAGACGCCACG ATCTCAGCCCAGAGAATCACCATACCTCTGAAAG ACGGGCGTGGCCAGGCCCATGTGGTCCTGCAGCACCCAGGGCTGTGGAGGTACAGCGTGTGGGagcaggaggacctgacagcccGGGGGCTGGCCTGGGAGGGGCCCCCAGGAGCGTGCTCCCCaccccctaccctcctcctcctctacctctccaatGCCCAGGCCCTCTGCGTCCAGAGGCAGCTCCGACAGCTGTTTGTCAAGTCGGGTCCCGCCCCTACGGCCGGTGAGGCTCCATATCACTAA
- the LOC134017170 gene encoding uncharacterized protein LOC134017170 isoform X1 has translation MMDHRKALTISLAVDKGDDSMMGNPLKIHKTLLSTPPGCRKVEAQIHWSRLGGNRASLQDPQQEKGAVLGDHSQGALPQCNMVTQPRLVLTDVLTTDVGRTYLHKTWHGQGAKETGRGRGARGRRAQGRPSQYSRETWRGGGEEEPGEDWRRCGVTEDGYRDGGELPGSTGTPGLLDPAAPNGLKRRASLPAVDPPTRPHQEKRKSCYQRASEEVVKMVIVGEEGVNGEEQRCRQTRDRGVSESWRSGRGKSQGGPLRGKELSPPQLIRAWDTDSGSDAEGNESRELRCNGRLQVRGRGLAGSWSSRRSVLRLSGEAQRAGPGAGAGAGPAEGSAKRLRPDGQDPSDHTGIVMLTTGMEEGAEASPGPGSGVRGRRGTVRPNPSLDRTSTPSTVEPIVLSSDDEEPSGGAQTPQSSCSSVLQPLGEPQPQGERPNPQRGNSRMRRTTPKLIRVRVPGFPALSSSRSKSSSNQALPFSDLYCGGVWAQASADATISAQRITIPLKDGRGQAHVVLQHPGLWRYSVWEQEDLTARGLAWEGPPGACSPPPTLLLLYLSNAQALCVQRQLRQLFVKSGPAPTAGEAPYH, from the exons ATGATGGACCACAGGAAAGCCTTGACCATCTCACTGGCGGTGGACAAGGGTGACGATTCCATG ATGGGAAATCCACTCAAAATCCACAAAACACTCCTTTCCACACCGCCAGGGTGTAGGAAGGTAGAGGCACAG ATCCACTGGAGCCGGTTAGGAGGGAACAGGGCCAGCCTCCAGGATCCACAGCAGGAGAAGGGAGCAGTGTTAGGGGATCACAGCCAGGGGGCGCTGCCACAGTGCAACATGGTCAC GCAGCCCAGACTCGTCCTCACCGACGTCCTGACCACCGATGTCGGGCGCACTTACCTGCACAAGACCTGGCATGGCCAGGGTGccaaggagacagggaggggtcgGGGGGCTCGAGGGAGGAGGGCTCAAGGGAGGCCATCCCAGTACagcagagagacatggagaggaggaggagaggaggaaccgGGAGAGGATTGGAGGAGATGCGGCGTGACGGAGGACGGATACAGAGACGGAGGTGAACTTCCAGGCAGCACCGGAACGCCCGGCTTGCTGGACCCCGCGGCCCCGAACGGCCTGAAGAGGAGGGCCTCGCTCCCCGCTGTGGACCCCCCCACCAGGCCCCATCAGGAGAAGAGGAA GTCTTGCTATCAAAGGGCGTCAGAGGAGGTGGTGAAGATGGTGATCGTTGGAGAAGAGGGAGTCaatggagaggagcagagatgcAGACAAACAAGAG ACCGTGGCGTGTCAGAGAGCTGGCGTTCTGGCCGGGGGAAGAGTCAGGGTGGGCCTCTCAGGGGGAAGGAACTGTCCCCCCCACAATTAATCAGGGCCTGGGACACCGATTCAGGAAGTGATGCTGAAGGCAATGAG AGCCGCGAGCTGCGCTGCAATGGCAGGCTGCAGGTCCGAGGGCGCGGGCTGGCCGGCTCCTGGAGCTCCAGGAGGAGTGTGCTGCGTCTGTCTGGGGAGGCCCAGAGGGCTGGGCCCggcgctggggctggggctgggcccgCGGAGGGGTCCGCCAAGCGCCTCCGCCCGGACGGGCAGGATCCCTCCGACCACACTGGGATAGTGATGCTGACcacggggatggaggagggcgcGGAGGCGAGCCCGGGGCCcgggtctggggtcagggggaggagagggactgtCAGACCGAACCCCAGCCTAGACAGGACCTCCACACCCAGCACTGTGGAGCCCA ttgtgctgTCTAGTGATGACGAGGAGCCCTCAGGGGGGGCACAGACGCCCCAGTCTTCCTGCAGTTCTGTCCTCCAGCCACTGGGGGAGCCGCAGCCCCAGGGAGAGCGCCCAAACCCACAGAGGGGCAACAGTCGCATGCGCAGGACCACCCCAAAG TTGATCCGTGTGAGGGTTCCAGGGTTCCCAGCACTCTCAAGCTCCAGGTCAAAGAGCTCCAGCAACCAGGCCCTGCCCTTCTCTGACCTCTactgtgggggggtgtgggctCAGGCCAGCGCAGACGCCACG ATCTCAGCCCAGAGAATCACCATACCTCTGAAAG ACGGGCGTGGCCAGGCCCATGTGGTCCTGCAGCACCCAGGGCTGTGGAGGTACAGCGTGTGGGagcaggaggacctgacagcccGGGGGCTGGCCTGGGAGGGGCCCCCAGGAGCGTGCTCCCCaccccctaccctcctcctcctctacctctccaatGCCCAGGCCCTCTGCGTCCAGAGGCAGCTCCGACAGCTGTTTGTCAAGTCGGGTCCCGCCCCTACGGCCGGTGAGGCTCCATATCACTAA